Proteins from one Ranitomeya variabilis isolate aRanVar5 chromosome 1, aRanVar5.hap1, whole genome shotgun sequence genomic window:
- the VPS37A gene encoding vacuolar protein sorting-associated protein 37A yields MSWLFSKSPRPLPPLTSLQQQKQRQIDSLKACHSNISEIQKDVEYRLPVTFKNFTISINILLPQQFPQDKPLITIFPPIRHHLVDKQGTNVTCPLVHNFTMHSDLGKIVQNLLEEFWKSPPTLAPTSGSFPYLYSNPAGRPPYPHPGFSFLPPFPTQDNNRSVPVSEPVPSTYASAKAAAPAYGLITDLPVPVPTSEVGVNGFTYKMPDLPETFPELSDLSVSQLTDMMEQEDVLLEQFVNLPQLKQIISDKEDLVKNIEELAKKNLQIEPILESNRQGLLDKYELLTQMKTTFEKKMQRQHELSESCSLSALQARLKVAAHEAEEESDNIAENFLEGKTEIDDFLTLFMEKRTCCHSRRAKEEKLQQSISLHSQYHAPL; encoded by the exons ATGAGCTGGCTCTTCTCTAAGAGCCCCCGACCTCTGCCTCCTCTCACCAGCCTCCAGCAGCAGAAGCAGCGGCAGATCGACTCTCTGAAGGCTTGTCATAGCAA tatttCTGAAATTCAGAAAGATGTGGAGTACAGACTGCCAGTCACCTTCAAGAATTTCACCATCAGCATCAATAT ATTACTTCCTCAACAGTTTCCTCAAGACAAGCCTCTGATCACCATCTTTCCACCGATAAGACATCACCTCGTGGACAAGCAAGGCACCAACGTGACCTGTCCCTTAGTACATAAT TTTACTATGCACTCAGATCTTGGGAAAATAGTCCAGAATTTACTAGAAGAGTTTTGGAAAAGTCCTCCGACCCTGGCCCCAACCTCTGGTTCTTTCCCCTA CTTGTACAGCAATCCCGCAGGGAGGCCTCCGTACCCCCATCCCGGCTTTTCTTTCCTTCCACCTTTTCCTACACAAGATAACAATAGATCGGTGCCAGTATCTGAACCTGTCCCTTCCACCTACGCCTCTGCCAAAGCTGCGGCCCCCGCATACGGCCTGATTACAGATCTGCCTGTACCTGTCCCCACTTCTGAA GTGGGTGTGAATGGCTTTACATACAAGATGCCTGATCTCCCAGAAACATTTCCTGAGCTGTCAGACTTGAG CGTGTCACAGCTCACAGATATGATGGAGCAGGAGGATGTTCTTCTGGAGCAGTTTGTGAATCTTCCACAATTAAAACAGATTATATCCGATAAAGAGGACCTGGTGAAAAATATCGAGGAGTTGGCAA aaAAGAATCTTCAGATTGAGCCAATTCTGGAGTCAAATCGACAAGGATTATTAGATAAG TATGAGCTTCTGACTCAAATGAAAACCACGTTTGAAAAGAAGATGCAAAGACAGCATGAGCTGAGCGAG AGCTGCAGTCTGAGCGCACTACAGGCCAGGTTAAAAGTTGCTGCCCACGAAGCTGAAGAGGAGTCTGACAATATTGCCGAAAATTTCCTTGAAGGAAAAACAGAAATAGATGATTTTTTAACTCTGTTCATGGAGAAGAGAACA TGCTGCCACAGTAGAAGAGCCAAAGAAGAGAAGCTGCAACAGTCCATATCCCT
- the LOC143784714 gene encoding uncharacterized protein LOC143784714, with amino-acid sequence MCGQFVPSHLSVKTDSSDQREISVTPPPSGPVYVTPEDQLRRPPYCMMLLPSPLFQKERLMVTSPIAQRYAITNEERAREKRKREERGKKLKLGNYLDEEEDEEEEEKVAKKIKLGITENELRRKTLKELCTWLDEEEEEEEEDEEEKKKKRRRKQRR; translated from the exons atgtgtggTCAGTTTGTTCCATCTCATCTGAGTGTGAAGACAGACAGCAGCGATCAGCGCGAGATTTCAG TAACGCCCCCGCCCTCCGGACCAGTTTACGTCACACCGGAGGATCAACTGAGAAGACCGCCTTACTGTATGATGCTTCTCCCGTCACCCCTCTTCCAGAAGGAGCGCCTGATGGTGACCAGCCCCATTGCCCAAAGATATGCCATAACCAATGAAGAACGAGCCAGGGAGAAAAGGAAAAGGGAAGAAAGAGGCAAGAAACTAAAACTGGGCAACTACCTGgatgaagaggaagatgaggaagaggaagagaagGTGGCAAAGAAGATTAAACTGGGCATCACGGAAAATGAATTAAGACGCAAGACCCTAAAAGAACTGTGCACCTggctggatgaagaggaggaggaggaagaggaggatgaggaagaaaagaagaaaaaaagaaggagaaAGCAGAGAAGATGA